A single region of the Mycobacterium avium subsp. avium genome encodes:
- a CDS encoding class I adenylate-forming enzyme family protein, protein MPPVIEIAREHNPFPTTGVSRGRDGIPRYDELPATLVDMLVDQVDARPDGEAVVELGGGRLTYRQLWDRAVRVAGGLRADGLRRGDRVAVRYPAGIDWVLAFWGTVLAGGVAVAVNTRSAQPEVDFVLSDSGARLQLAPGDPLPDGKPYVTKQLGAADTAALFYTSGTTGHPKGVPTTHEAFLTNTENAIRCLQQPRDLGEDMRTLISVPLFHVTGCNSQLLAAARLGGASVILPALDLDTLLNAVVAERVSVMVTVPAIYALLLRHKDFAGNDVSRVRWVGYGGAPIAPSLVRTVKDAFPHATVFNGYGMTETASLMTVLPDREAVEHADSVGYAVPSVDLGLIPFGDNEPGVGELVTRGGNVTAGYWNRPQATASTFAGGWLHTGDVVRVDDAGRVHIIDRLKDIINRGGENVSSVEVEAVLLGAPGVADACVLGVPDDVMGEKVGAVLFGDDDIDVPAVLEHCRGRLADFKVPQYVTIADGPLPRNAGGKLLKARLRDQVRWGDPLR, encoded by the coding sequence ATGCCGCCAGTGATCGAAATCGCGCGGGAGCACAACCCGTTCCCGACCACCGGCGTGTCCCGCGGCCGCGACGGCATTCCGCGCTACGACGAGCTGCCCGCCACGCTGGTGGACATGCTCGTCGACCAGGTCGACGCCCGCCCGGACGGCGAGGCCGTGGTCGAGCTCGGCGGTGGCCGGCTGACGTACCGGCAGCTGTGGGACCGGGCGGTGCGGGTGGCCGGCGGGCTGCGCGCCGACGGGCTGCGGCGGGGGGACCGCGTCGCGGTGCGCTATCCCGCCGGGATCGACTGGGTGCTGGCCTTCTGGGGCACGGTGCTGGCCGGCGGCGTTGCGGTGGCGGTCAATACGCGCTCCGCGCAACCGGAGGTCGATTTCGTGCTGTCCGACTCCGGTGCACGGCTACAGCTGGCGCCGGGTGACCCGCTGCCGGACGGAAAACCCTACGTCACCAAGCAACTCGGCGCGGCCGACACCGCCGCCCTGTTCTACACGTCGGGCACCACCGGCCACCCCAAGGGCGTGCCGACCACACACGAGGCATTCCTGACCAACACCGAGAACGCGATCCGCTGCCTGCAGCAGCCGCGGGACCTGGGCGAGGACATGCGCACGCTGATCTCGGTGCCGCTGTTCCATGTGACCGGTTGCAACTCACAGCTTTTGGCCGCGGCCCGGCTCGGGGGAGCGTCGGTGATCCTGCCCGCGCTCGACCTGGACACGCTGCTCAACGCGGTGGTCGCCGAACGTGTCTCGGTGATGGTCACCGTCCCGGCGATCTATGCATTGTTATTGCGCCACAAGGATTTTGCCGGAAACGATGTATCCCGCGTGCGCTGGGTCGGTTACGGCGGGGCGCCCATCGCGCCGTCGCTGGTGCGCACGGTGAAAGACGCCTTCCCGCACGCCACGGTGTTCAACGGCTATGGCATGACCGAGACGGCGTCGCTGATGACGGTGCTGCCCGACCGCGAAGCGGTCGAGCATGCCGATTCGGTCGGGTATGCGGTCCCGTCGGTGGACCTGGGGCTGATCCCGTTCGGCGACAACGAACCCGGCGTCGGGGAGTTGGTCACCCGCGGCGGCAACGTGACCGCCGGCTACTGGAACCGGCCGCAGGCCACCGCGAGCACCTTCGCCGGGGGCTGGCTGCACACCGGCGACGTGGTGCGCGTCGACGACGCCGGCCGGGTGCACATCATCGACCGGCTCAAGGACATCATCAACCGCGGCGGCGAGAACGTCTCCAGCGTCGAGGTCGAGGCGGTGCTGCTGGGTGCGCCCGGCGTCGCGGATGCGTGCGTGCTGGGGGTGCCCGACGACGTGATGGGCGAGAAAGTGGGGGCGGTGCTGTTCGGCGACGACGACATCGACGTGCCGGCGGTGCTCGAGCACTGCCGCGGCCGGCTGGCCGACTTCAAGGTGCCGCAATACGTTACGATCGCCGACGGCCCACTGCCGCGCAATGCCGGCGGCAAACTGCTCAAGGCCAGACTGCGCGACCAGGTGCGCTGGGGTGACCCGCTGCGATGA
- a CDS encoding membrane protein, whose translation MNKALRIQLLVAFLCVALLVYFALLGRVAIAMIASGRAAAVGLGVAVLIMPALGLWAMIATLRAGFAHQRLARLIAADGMELDTSALPRRRSGRIRRDAADALFATVRTEVENHPDDWRRWYRLARAYDYAGDRRRAREAMKTAVDLQGHQ comes from the coding sequence ATGAACAAAGCGCTGCGCATCCAACTGCTCGTCGCCTTCCTGTGTGTGGCGCTGTTGGTGTACTTCGCCTTGCTCGGGCGGGTGGCCATCGCGATGATCGCCTCGGGCCGGGCCGCCGCCGTCGGCCTGGGCGTGGCGGTGCTGATCATGCCCGCCCTCGGGCTGTGGGCCATGATCGCCACCCTGCGCGCCGGATTCGCCCACCAGAGGCTGGCCCGGCTGATCGCCGCCGACGGCATGGAGCTGGACACCAGCGCGCTGCCGCGCCGGCGGTCGGGCCGCATCCGGCGCGACGCGGCCGACGCGCTGTTCGCCACCGTGCGCACCGAGGTGGAAAACCACCCCGACGACTGGCGGCGCTGGTATCGGCTGGCCCGCGCCTACGATTACGCCGGGGACCGCCGCCGCGCCCGGGAAGCCATGAAGACCGCCGTCGACCTGCAGGGCCACCAGTGA
- a CDS encoding thioesterase family protein translates to MTIEDPAIMPEAFFTVDGDSYIPGTMTRGPWGAAMGGQIVGGLLGWGIEQSGIDPDLQPARFTVDLLRPALLAPVQIRTSVQREGRRIKLVDADLVQNGVVVARASALFLRRGDHPDGQVWSPPVQMPPLPTSSEGFPADMPFLIWGYGATRAGSPGIAAGEWEQAHSQKFAWARLFRPMVHGHPLTPFTRLAFVGDITSSLTHWGTGGLRYINADYTVTASRLPDGEFLGLAAQSHYGTAGVATGTATLFDRHGPLGTSSALALAQPADAFQPAYT, encoded by the coding sequence GTGACGATCGAGGATCCCGCCATCATGCCCGAGGCGTTTTTCACTGTAGACGGCGACTCCTATATTCCGGGCACGATGACCCGGGGCCCGTGGGGCGCGGCCATGGGCGGGCAGATCGTCGGCGGCCTATTGGGTTGGGGCATAGAGCAATCCGGCATCGACCCCGACCTGCAGCCCGCCCGATTCACCGTCGACCTGTTGCGCCCCGCCTTGCTGGCGCCGGTGCAGATCCGCACCTCGGTGCAGCGGGAGGGCCGGCGGATCAAACTGGTCGACGCCGACCTGGTGCAGAACGGCGTCGTCGTCGCGCGGGCCAGCGCGCTGTTCCTGCGTCGCGGCGATCATCCCGACGGTCAGGTGTGGTCGCCTCCGGTGCAGATGCCGCCGTTGCCGACGTCGTCCGAGGGCTTCCCGGCGGACATGCCCTTTCTCATCTGGGGGTACGGGGCCACCCGGGCAGGCAGCCCCGGTATCGCCGCCGGCGAGTGGGAGCAGGCGCATTCGCAGAAGTTCGCCTGGGCCCGGCTGTTTCGCCCGATGGTGCACGGCCATCCGCTCACACCGTTCACCCGGCTGGCGTTCGTCGGCGACATCACCAGTTCGCTGACCCATTGGGGCACCGGCGGATTGCGTTACATCAACGCCGACTACACCGTCACCGCGAGCCGGTTGCCCGACGGCGAGTTCCTCGGGCTGGCGGCCCAAAGCCATTACGGCACGGCCGGGGTCGCCACCGGCACCGCGACGCTGTTCGACCGGCACGGCCCGCTCGGCACCAGCTCGGCGCTGGCATTGGCGCAGCCAGCGGATGCCTTCCAGCCGGCGTACACCTAG
- a CDS encoding HNH endonuclease signature motif containing protein, translating to MHSIEVPAEVRAALDALDTADAAIRALDFDALHPVVRLRALERMEASRRRQIAVSHGVIAGLAGEGPGDVGGPVHKVIADRLRISCAEACRRLREAKQLSPRLTLTGQELPPELPATAGVWREGMLDGQHLRVIEKFVRDLPETTPVRAVEEAERFLAHQATLLRPDQLEKVAHQCALRINPDGKFSDADRARQRGFTWCGQRADGMSLGKLWASPELRANLDAWLARFAAPGMCNPDDEAPCVAGEPDEESATKDSRTPAQRQHDALNALVRGRLGDPKLGLHNGLPVTVIVSTTLRELTTGAGRAVTGGGTLLPMRDVIRMARHAYHYLAVFDEHSSRPLYLGRSRRVASPDQRVVLYAKDRGCTHPGCDAPGYWCEVHHLNEWATGGLTDVDNLTFACGPHHKLIENGWRTKKLADGRTAWIPPPQWDRGARINDFHHPERYFDGEDP from the coding sequence ATGCATTCGATCGAAGTTCCGGCCGAGGTGCGCGCGGCCCTGGACGCGCTGGACACCGCCGACGCGGCGATCCGCGCGCTGGACTTCGACGCCCTGCATCCCGTCGTCCGGCTTCGCGCGCTCGAACGGATGGAGGCCTCGCGGCGGCGGCAGATCGCGGTCAGTCACGGTGTGATCGCCGGCTTGGCCGGCGAGGGCCCGGGCGACGTGGGCGGCCCGGTGCATAAGGTCATCGCCGACCGGCTGCGGATCAGTTGCGCCGAGGCGTGCCGGCGGCTTCGGGAAGCCAAGCAGCTGTCGCCGCGCCTGACGCTGACCGGCCAGGAATTGCCACCCGAATTGCCGGCCACCGCCGGGGTGTGGCGCGAGGGCATGCTCGACGGGCAGCACCTGCGGGTGATCGAGAAGTTCGTTCGCGACCTTCCCGAGACGACGCCGGTCCGCGCGGTGGAAGAAGCGGAGCGGTTTCTTGCCCACCAGGCCACACTGTTGCGGCCCGACCAGCTCGAAAAGGTCGCGCACCAGTGCGCGTTGCGCATCAACCCCGACGGGAAGTTCTCCGACGCCGACCGTGCCCGCCAGCGCGGCTTCACCTGGTGCGGCCAGCGGGCAGACGGGATGAGCCTCGGAAAGCTTTGGGCCTCACCGGAATTGCGCGCCAATCTGGACGCGTGGCTGGCCCGGTTCGCGGCCCCCGGCATGTGCAACCCGGACGACGAGGCCCCCTGCGTCGCCGGCGAACCCGACGAGGAGTCCGCCACCAAGGACTCGCGCACTCCCGCCCAGCGACAGCACGACGCACTCAACGCCCTGGTGCGCGGCCGGTTGGGTGATCCGAAGCTCGGTCTGCACAACGGCTTACCGGTCACGGTCATCGTGTCGACCACGCTGCGAGAGCTGACGACGGGCGCCGGCCGGGCGGTGACGGGCGGCGGGACGCTGCTGCCGATGCGCGACGTGATCCGCATGGCGCGTCACGCGTATCACTACCTGGCGGTGTTCGACGAGCACTCGAGTCGGCCGCTGTATCTCGGCCGGAGCCGCCGCGTCGCGTCGCCGGACCAGCGCGTGGTGCTCTACGCGAAAGACCGCGGCTGCACCCACCCCGGCTGCGACGCACCCGGCTATTGGTGCGAGGTGCATCATCTCAACGAGTGGGCCACGGGCGGCTTGACCGATGTCGACAACCTCACCTTCGCCTGCGGGCCGCATCACAAACTGATCGAAAATGGTTGGCGGACAAAGAAACTCGCAGATGGACGCACGGCGTGGATCCCGCCACCGCAGTGGGACCGCGGCGCGCGCATCAACGACTTTCACCATCCGGAGCGCTATTTCGATGGCGAGGACCCGTGA
- a CDS encoding Rieske 2Fe-2S domain-containing protein, whose product MAKPPLSMKPTGWFQVAWSDEIGVGDVHKMKYFDQEMVAWRAESGQLTVMNAYCEHLGAHLGYGGKVVGEVLQCPFHGWQWSAEGRNVCIPYQDRPNRGRRMRTYPVVERNASVYIWHDLQRREPYFDPPDVFAAFGDGSSADDYYPQQRLYRQALEMHPQYVLENGVDFAHFKFVHNTPIVPVFTRHDFAEPVSYVDFTITFEGDDGQKIEDVNSGVQAINGGLGIAVTKSWGMIDNRTISAITPVDERTSDVRFMVYIGRTPAKDAARAQRKAAEFGDEVIRQFTQDIEIWQHQRYSDPPALAADEYQGFMAIRQWAKQFYPEFAAQEA is encoded by the coding sequence AGGTCGCCTGGTCCGACGAGATCGGCGTCGGCGACGTGCACAAGATGAAGTACTTCGACCAGGAGATGGTCGCCTGGCGCGCCGAATCCGGTCAGCTCACGGTGATGAACGCCTACTGCGAACACCTGGGCGCGCACCTGGGCTACGGCGGCAAGGTCGTCGGCGAGGTGCTGCAGTGCCCGTTCCACGGGTGGCAGTGGAGCGCCGAGGGCCGCAACGTGTGCATCCCGTACCAGGATCGGCCCAATCGCGGCCGCCGGATGCGCACCTATCCGGTGGTGGAACGCAACGCCTCCGTGTACATCTGGCATGACCTACAGCGTCGCGAGCCCTACTTCGACCCGCCCGACGTGTTCGCCGCCTTCGGCGACGGCAGCAGCGCCGACGACTACTACCCGCAGCAGCGGCTGTACCGGCAGGCGCTGGAGATGCATCCGCAGTACGTACTGGAGAACGGGGTGGACTTCGCGCACTTCAAATTCGTGCACAACACCCCGATCGTGCCGGTGTTCACCCGGCACGACTTCGCCGAGCCGGTGTCCTACGTCGACTTCACCATCACGTTCGAGGGCGACGACGGCCAAAAGATCGAGGACGTCAACAGCGGTGTGCAGGCCATCAACGGCGGGCTCGGGATCGCGGTGACCAAGAGCTGGGGCATGATCGACAACCGCACCATCTCGGCGATCACCCCGGTCGACGAGCGCACCTCCGACGTCCGGTTCATGGTCTACATCGGGCGGACGCCGGCCAAGGATGCGGCCCGCGCACAGCGCAAGGCGGCCGAATTCGGGGACGAGGTGATCCGGCAGTTCACCCAGGACATCGAAATCTGGCAGCACCAGCGGTATTCGGATCCGCCGGCGCTAGCCGCCGACGAGTATCAGGGCTTCATGGCAATTCGCCAGTGGGCCAAGCAGTTCTATCCCGAGTTCGCAGCGCAGGAGGCTTAG
- the dapB gene encoding 4-hydroxy-tetrahydrodipicolinate reductase: MRVGVLGAKGKVGSTMVAAVQAAEGLTLSAEVDAGDPLSLLTDGGTEAVIDFTHPDVVMGNLEFLVRNGIHAVVGTTGFTAERLAQVREWLADSPGTSVLIAPNFAIGAVLSMHFAKQAARFFDSAEVIELHHPHKADAPSGTATRTARLIAEARKGLPPNPDATSTSLPGARGADVDGIPVHAVRLAGLVAHQEILFGTEGETLSIRHDSLDRTSFVPGVLLAVRRIREHPGLTVGLEPLLDLG, translated from the coding sequence ATGCGGGTAGGAGTGCTGGGAGCCAAGGGAAAAGTCGGGTCGACGATGGTGGCGGCGGTGCAGGCCGCCGAGGGCCTGACGCTGTCCGCCGAGGTGGACGCCGGCGATCCGCTGAGTCTGCTGACCGACGGCGGCACCGAGGCGGTGATCGACTTCACCCATCCCGACGTCGTTATGGGCAACCTGGAGTTCTTGGTGCGCAACGGAATTCACGCTGTCGTCGGCACCACCGGCTTCACCGCCGAACGGCTGGCGCAGGTTCGGGAGTGGCTGGCCGACAGCCCCGGCACGTCGGTGCTCATCGCGCCGAACTTCGCCATCGGGGCCGTGTTGTCGATGCACTTCGCCAAGCAGGCGGCGCGCTTCTTCGACTCGGCGGAGGTGATCGAACTGCATCATCCGCACAAGGCCGACGCTCCGTCGGGCACCGCGACCCGCACCGCCAGACTGATCGCCGAAGCGCGAAAAGGCTTGCCCCCCAACCCCGATGCCACCAGCACCAGCCTGCCGGGAGCGCGCGGCGCCGACGTGGACGGCATCCCCGTGCACGCGGTGCGGCTGGCCGGGCTGGTCGCCCATCAGGAGATCCTGTTCGGCACCGAGGGCGAGACGCTGAGCATCCGCCACGACAGCCTGGATCGGACCTCATTCGTGCCCGGTGTGCTGCTGGCGGTGCGGCGCATCAGGGAACACCCGGGCCTGACCGTGGGCCTCGAACCGCTGCTCGACCTGGGCTGA
- a CDS encoding flavodoxin family protein, with translation MFEAVVSGATDPEIEGVEVVRRAALTVSPAEMLAADGYLLGTPANLGYISGALKHAFDCSYYQLLDSTRGRPFGLYLHGNEGTEGAQRAVDTITTGLGWTKAAETVVVSGKPSKDDLQACWELGATVAAQLMD, from the coding sequence ATGTTCGAGGCGGTGGTCTCCGGCGCCACCGACCCCGAGATCGAAGGCGTCGAGGTCGTCCGCCGGGCGGCGCTGACGGTCTCGCCGGCCGAGATGCTGGCGGCCGACGGATATCTGCTGGGCACCCCGGCCAACCTGGGTTACATCTCGGGTGCGCTCAAGCATGCCTTCGACTGCAGCTATTACCAGCTGCTCGACTCCACCCGCGGGCGGCCCTTCGGCCTGTACCTGCACGGCAACGAGGGCACCGAGGGCGCCCAGCGCGCCGTCGACACCATCACGACCGGCCTGGGCTGGACGAAAGCCGCTGAGACGGTGGTGGTTTCGGGCAAGCCCAGCAAGGACGACCTGCAGGCGTGCTGGGAGCTGGGTGCGACGGTCGCCGCCCAATTGATGGACTAG
- a CDS encoding NAD(P)H-dependent amine dehydrogenase family protein, which produces MGTAPIRVFQVGSGNVGSEMIRRIATQPDLELIGVHCYSPEKIGKDTGQFAGLAPNGVKFTGTVEEIIAAKPDVLTFHGVFPDEDLYVKVLEAGIDIVTTADWITGWHRDKNHPHPSGKPVTQLLAEAAAKGGATFYGTGMNPGLNQILGVVCSADVAEIENVTTIESVDVSCHHSKDTWIEVGYGQPVDDPEIPAKLEKYTRVFADSVYMMADCFDLTLDEVTFSYELGACTKDVDLGWYTLPKGSLGGNYIKYQGMVDGVPRVETHLEWQMTPHTDPSWNVKGCYITQIKGDPCIYNKHMIFPKPGVDLSNPDNFASIGMTVTGMPALAAIRSVVAAPPGLLTSADLPLRGFAGRFKK; this is translated from the coding sequence ATGGGCACAGCACCGATTCGCGTCTTCCAGGTCGGAAGCGGCAACGTCGGCTCCGAGATGATCAGGCGGATCGCGACCCAGCCGGATCTGGAACTGATTGGCGTGCACTGTTATTCGCCCGAGAAGATCGGCAAGGACACCGGACAGTTCGCCGGCCTGGCGCCCAACGGGGTGAAGTTCACCGGGACCGTCGAGGAGATCATCGCCGCCAAGCCGGACGTGCTGACCTTCCACGGCGTGTTTCCCGACGAGGACCTCTATGTCAAGGTCCTCGAGGCGGGCATCGACATCGTCACCACCGCGGACTGGATCACCGGCTGGCACCGCGACAAAAACCACCCGCACCCGTCGGGCAAGCCGGTGACCCAGCTGCTGGCCGAGGCCGCCGCGAAGGGCGGCGCGACGTTCTACGGCACCGGCATGAACCCGGGGCTGAACCAGATCCTGGGCGTGGTGTGCTCGGCCGACGTCGCCGAGATCGAGAACGTCACCACCATCGAATCGGTCGACGTGTCCTGCCACCACTCCAAGGACACCTGGATCGAGGTGGGATACGGCCAACCGGTGGACGATCCGGAGATCCCGGCCAAGCTGGAGAAGTACACCCGCGTCTTCGCCGACAGCGTGTACATGATGGCCGACTGCTTCGACCTGACCCTCGACGAGGTCACGTTCAGCTATGAGTTGGGTGCGTGCACCAAGGACGTCGACCTGGGCTGGTACACGCTGCCCAAGGGGTCGCTGGGCGGCAACTACATCAAGTACCAGGGCATGGTCGACGGCGTGCCGCGGGTGGAGACGCACCTGGAATGGCAGATGACCCCGCACACCGACCCGAGCTGGAATGTCAAGGGCTGCTACATCACCCAGATCAAGGGTGACCCGTGCATCTACAACAAGCACATGATCTTCCCCAAGCCCGGCGTGGACCTGTCCAACCCGGACAACTTCGCGTCCATCGGCATGACCGTGACCGGCATGCCCGCGCTCGCCGCGATCAGGTCGGTGGTGGCCGCGCCACCCGGGCTGCTCACCAGCGCCGATCTGCCGCTGCGCGGTTTTGCCGGGCGGTTCAAGAAGTAG